The proteins below are encoded in one region of Planctopirus limnophila DSM 3776:
- a CDS encoding cytochrome C oxidase subunit IV family protein — protein sequence MTAATMDHTGHGHDAHGHDGHAHHGDAHHGHGHYPGVPSYSHIMPLWILFAVFASLIALTALTVALSGVALGTAEIFVSMGIATIKALLVAVYFMHMRHDKPLNVLICTFSLVFVALFIGLLLFDSMEYYPNIAARTYVEMLDKAK from the coding sequence ATGACAGCTGCAACGATGGACCATACAGGACACGGGCATGACGCACACGGTCATGACGGCCACGCGCATCATGGGGACGCGCATCATGGGCACGGGCACTACCCAGGTGTGCCCAGTTACTCGCACATCATGCCGCTGTGGATTCTGTTTGCCGTCTTCGCCTCCCTGATCGCTCTGACAGCTCTCACTGTCGCGCTATCGGGAGTTGCCCTGGGGACCGCAGAAATCTTCGTCTCGATGGGGATTGCCACCATCAAGGCACTTCTCGTCGCGGTTTACTTCATGCATATGCGGCACGATAAACCTTTGAACGTGTTGATCTGCACCTTCTCACTGGTCTTCGTGGCTCTCTTCATCGGTCTGCTCCTCTTTGACTCGATGGAATATTATCCCAACATTGCGGCCCGCACTTATGTGGAAATGCTGGACAAGGCCAAATAA
- a CDS encoding cytochrome c oxidase subunit 3, whose amino-acid sequence MPARRVIVQVEIGVYLMIASLAIFFISGIAAFVIVRNRLPETATDSGDFPIGLWISTAFLLAGSVSIQKALSAVKRERQKPFRQWLIAAGVMGTLFLISQTISLWQLLEIHWQVLKETRIWGFLFLLILLHAVHFVAGLGVLYAVIYYSLKGRFDHEYYSSVKMTAVYWHFLDVVWIAMLIMFLMTT is encoded by the coding sequence ATGCCTGCCCGACGTGTCATAGTGCAGGTAGAGATTGGTGTCTACCTGATGATTGCCTCTTTGGCGATCTTCTTTATCAGTGGGATTGCGGCATTTGTGATCGTTCGCAATCGCCTGCCTGAAACTGCCACCGATTCTGGCGATTTTCCCATCGGGCTGTGGATCTCGACGGCGTTTCTACTGGCAGGGAGTGTTTCGATTCAGAAAGCACTTTCGGCCGTCAAACGCGAGAGACAAAAGCCCTTTCGGCAGTGGCTCATCGCGGCTGGGGTTATGGGCACACTGTTTCTCATCTCACAAACCATCAGCCTCTGGCAATTGCTTGAAATCCACTGGCAGGTACTGAAGGAAACCCGCATCTGGGGGTTTCTATTCCTGCTCATCCTGTTGCATGCCGTCCATTTTGTGGCGGGTCTGGGTGTGCTGTACGCCGTGATCTACTACAGCCTCAAAGGACGCTTCGATCATGAGTACTACAGCAGTGTGAAAATGACTGCTGTTTATTGGCATTTTCTCGATGTGGTGTGGATTGCCATGCTGATCATGTTCCTCATGACCACCTGA
- a CDS encoding glucose-6-phosphate isomerase — MSAELSITPQAELWARYSAGLYRNEELGFSLDLSRVNMSPSEQSAIAEMFPMAFSAMAQLEAGSIANKDEGRMVGHYWLRAPQLAPTPELEADILQAIFDVNAFCQAVHAGEVTGSGGKFTNVLLIGIGGSALGPQFIATALASSHDKLHMSFFDNTDPDGIDLVLSSLASCLATTLVVVVSKSGGTPETRNGMLEAQAAFQAAGIPFAPQAVAITQAGSKLDQTAQSEGWLKTFPMWDWVGGRTSVMSTVGLVPAALQGLDIDSLLEGAGQMDSLTRVPQVKENPAAHLAMAWYHCGQGRGSKDMVLLPYKDRLALFSKYLQQLVMESLGKELDRKGQKVNQGIAVYGNKGSTDQHAYVQQLRDGLNNFFATFIEVLKDRQGDSIEVDAGVTSGDYLYGFYAGTRKALYESGRDSITITVNEVNAHSVGALIALYERAVGLYAELVNINAYHQPGVEAGKKAAAQILALQSQAVEVVVSNKASLTADEVAKLANASDVESIYGILRHLAANPSRGIVRQPGKTPAEDRFGKL, encoded by the coding sequence ATGTCAGCAGAATTGTCGATCACACCTCAGGCGGAATTGTGGGCCAGGTACAGTGCAGGCCTGTATCGCAACGAAGAGTTGGGATTCTCGCTCGATCTCAGTCGAGTCAATATGAGTCCTTCCGAGCAGTCGGCGATTGCCGAAATGTTCCCCATGGCATTCAGCGCCATGGCACAACTTGAAGCGGGGTCAATTGCCAACAAAGACGAGGGCCGCATGGTGGGCCACTACTGGCTGCGTGCCCCGCAACTGGCTCCAACTCCCGAGTTGGAAGCAGATATTCTCCAGGCCATTTTCGATGTGAACGCCTTCTGCCAGGCTGTGCATGCGGGCGAAGTTACTGGCAGTGGTGGCAAATTTACCAATGTGCTGCTGATTGGAATTGGCGGGTCAGCCCTGGGGCCACAATTCATTGCGACAGCCCTTGCCAGCAGTCACGACAAACTCCACATGTCTTTCTTTGATAACACGGATCCTGATGGCATTGATCTGGTGCTGTCGTCACTGGCCAGCTGCCTGGCGACCACGCTGGTGGTGGTCGTTTCCAAATCCGGGGGAACACCTGAAACTCGCAATGGGATGCTGGAAGCCCAGGCGGCTTTCCAAGCGGCTGGAATTCCCTTTGCGCCCCAGGCTGTGGCAATCACCCAGGCCGGAAGCAAACTCGATCAGACGGCACAAAGCGAAGGCTGGCTGAAGACCTTCCCCATGTGGGACTGGGTGGGCGGACGAACGTCTGTCATGTCCACTGTGGGGCTGGTTCCCGCTGCACTCCAGGGGCTCGATATCGACAGCCTTCTCGAAGGTGCCGGGCAGATGGATTCACTCACACGAGTTCCGCAGGTCAAAGAGAATCCCGCCGCACATCTGGCGATGGCCTGGTATCACTGCGGACAGGGCCGAGGGAGCAAAGACATGGTGCTCCTCCCCTATAAAGACCGGCTGGCACTTTTCAGCAAGTATCTGCAGCAGCTCGTCATGGAGTCTCTCGGCAAAGAACTCGATCGAAAAGGCCAGAAGGTCAACCAAGGCATTGCCGTTTACGGCAACAAAGGCTCAACCGATCAGCACGCTTACGTGCAGCAGTTGCGAGATGGCCTGAATAACTTCTTCGCAACGTTTATTGAGGTTCTCAAAGATCGCCAGGGAGATTCGATCGAAGTCGATGCGGGTGTTACCTCGGGAGATTACCTCTACGGGTTCTATGCCGGAACCCGCAAAGCTTTGTATGAAAGTGGACGTGATTCGATCACGATTACTGTCAACGAGGTCAATGCGCACTCGGTCGGAGCGTTGATCGCTTTGTATGAGCGGGCTGTAGGCCTGTATGCCGAACTGGTGAATATCAACGCCTATCATCAGCCAGGTGTCGAAGCTGGCAAGAAAGCTGCTGCCCAGATTCTAGCCCTGCAGAGTCAGGCGGTCGAAGTGGTTGTCAGCAATAAAGCTTCACTCACCGCCGATGAAGTGGCCAAGCTGGCGAATGCCTCAGATGTCGAATCGATTTATGGCATCCTGCGACATCTTGCGGCCAATCCTTCACGTGGAATCGTCCGGCAGCCAGGCAAAACCCCTGCTGAGGATCGCTTCGGTAAACTGTAA
- a CDS encoding LL-diaminopimelate aminotransferase encodes MAYVNDNYLKLKAGYLFPEIGRRVSKFAKENPQAKVIRMGIGDVTEPLPAACISAMHKAVDEMASRETFRGYGPEQGFDFLREAIAKHDFQSRGAQVQADEVFVSDGSKCDTGNILDILGKSNVIAVTDPVYPVYVDTNVMAGHTGEADAGGRYAGLVYLPMTEANQFVPALPEQKVDIVYLCSPNNPTGMAASRSALEKWVDYARKNEAIIFFDAAYEAFITEADVPHSIFEIEGARECAIEFRSFSKTAGFTGTRCAFTVVPKGLTARTSTGEKVELHGLWNRRHTTKFNGVSYIVQRGAEAVYTPEGQSQVRQLVEFYLENARLMCAGLKQAGLTVYGGVNAPYVWLKTPNGLSSWDFFDQLLSKAHLVGTPGSGFGASGEGYFRLSAFNSRANVLEAIERVNKFVQG; translated from the coding sequence ATGGCTTACGTCAACGACAATTATCTGAAGCTCAAGGCTGGTTACCTGTTTCCCGAGATTGGCCGTCGTGTCTCCAAATTTGCCAAGGAAAATCCTCAGGCAAAGGTCATTCGTATGGGAATCGGCGATGTCACCGAGCCATTGCCCGCCGCCTGTATCTCCGCCATGCACAAAGCTGTTGATGAAATGGCGAGCCGGGAAACATTTCGAGGGTACGGCCCCGAACAAGGCTTTGATTTCCTGCGAGAAGCGATTGCTAAACATGACTTTCAGTCACGTGGTGCCCAGGTTCAGGCCGACGAAGTTTTTGTTTCTGATGGTTCGAAGTGTGATACGGGCAACATTCTCGACATTCTTGGCAAGTCGAATGTGATTGCCGTGACCGATCCTGTTTATCCGGTCTATGTCGATACCAACGTCATGGCAGGCCATACAGGCGAAGCAGATGCTGGTGGTCGTTATGCCGGTCTGGTTTATCTGCCGATGACTGAGGCCAATCAGTTCGTACCGGCCCTTCCTGAGCAGAAGGTCGATATTGTCTACCTGTGCTCGCCGAATAATCCGACGGGTATGGCTGCTTCGCGATCAGCACTGGAGAAGTGGGTCGATTACGCCCGCAAGAACGAAGCCATTATCTTCTTTGATGCCGCTTATGAAGCATTTATCACCGAAGCCGATGTGCCTCACTCGATTTTCGAGATCGAAGGAGCTCGCGAATGTGCCATCGAGTTTCGCAGCTTCAGTAAGACGGCCGGTTTCACCGGAACCCGTTGTGCCTTTACCGTCGTTCCCAAAGGTTTAACGGCCCGCACATCGACTGGTGAAAAGGTGGAACTCCACGGCCTCTGGAATCGCCGCCACACCACAAAATTCAATGGTGTCTCGTACATTGTTCAGCGGGGTGCCGAAGCTGTCTATACTCCTGAGGGACAATCGCAGGTGCGGCAGCTTGTCGAGTTCTATCTCGAAAATGCCCGTCTCATGTGTGCTGGTCTTAAGCAGGCCGGGCTGACCGTTTATGGCGGTGTGAATGCCCCTTACGTCTGGTTGAAAACACCGAATGGACTCAGCAGTTGGGACTTCTTCGATCAATTGTTGTCGAAGGCACATCTGGTCGGTACGCCGGGCTCTGGCTTTGGTGCCTCCGGTGAAGGTTACTTCCGCCTAAGTGCCTTTAACAGCCGGGCCAATGTGCTGGAAGCGATTGAACGCGTCAACAAGTTTGTGCAAGGATAG
- the metF gene encoding methylenetetrahydrofolate reductase [NAD(P)H] — MTVLTTPNALPSTNLRSLYASGQFALSIEIFPPKTAEGDAALRQALQEFSTYNPAFVSCTYGAGGSTRSRTLDWCREIIDRVGVAPTAHFTCVGSNSDELIDWLGQAWQLGVRNIMALRGDVPQGETEFKAVEGGFSHARQLVELIRKEFPEMGIGVAGYPEKHPEAVSLETDIAFLKEKITVGGHAVFTQLFYDNETFYRYWEMCLKQGIDAPIIPGVMPITEYSRVKRIVEISGTKVPAELLEQLEAAHLRDDKAAQLEIGIEYSVQQCQDLIDHGVPGLHFYVLNKAHATSQILQSLGLKNSEITTG; from the coding sequence ATGACCGTTTTGACGACTCCAAACGCTCTGCCGTCGACCAATCTGCGTTCTTTATACGCCAGCGGACAGTTTGCCCTGTCGATCGAGATCTTTCCGCCGAAAACGGCTGAAGGTGATGCTGCTCTCAGGCAGGCACTGCAGGAGTTTTCCACTTACAACCCGGCTTTTGTTTCGTGTACTTACGGAGCCGGTGGTTCGACTCGAAGCCGGACACTCGACTGGTGCCGTGAGATTATCGATCGGGTGGGTGTAGCACCGACGGCTCACTTTACCTGTGTGGGAAGCAACAGTGACGAACTGATTGACTGGCTCGGTCAGGCATGGCAACTGGGCGTGCGGAACATCATGGCTTTGCGTGGAGATGTTCCTCAAGGCGAAACTGAATTCAAGGCTGTGGAAGGAGGATTCAGCCACGCCCGCCAGCTTGTGGAACTCATTCGAAAAGAGTTTCCCGAGATGGGAATTGGCGTAGCCGGCTATCCCGAAAAACATCCTGAAGCCGTCTCGCTGGAAACAGATATCGCCTTCCTGAAAGAAAAGATTACCGTCGGTGGTCATGCCGTTTTTACGCAGCTGTTTTACGACAATGAAACTTTCTATCGCTACTGGGAAATGTGCCTCAAGCAGGGCATTGATGCACCGATCATCCCGGGAGTCATGCCGATCACTGAGTATTCCCGGGTGAAGCGTATTGTCGAAATCAGCGGCACCAAAGTTCCTGCTGAACTGCTTGAACAGCTGGAAGCTGCACATCTCCGCGATGACAAAGCCGCCCAACTGGAAATCGGGATCGAGTATTCCGTGCAGCAATGTCAGGATCTGATCGATCATGGCGTCCCGGGCCTGCACTTTTATGTGCTCAATAAAGCCCATGCCACCAGCCAGATTCTCCAGTCCCTTGGTCTCAAAAATTCAGAGATCACCACGGGCTGA
- a CDS encoding GTPase domain-containing protein has product MGLELQPLSEKLRVFAIQLETVAEAARERLETDDQYQQSEWYGLLSNKLLPQLTGEPFLVVSIVGGTNTGKTTIFNHLAGEAIGEANPHAGFTRYPVCLVPTHFAKSASLNAIFPGFLVAALPENRMVQQERLTVSTAQSNPQRFGDADNLLFTTIGNHLPANLLLLDTPDIDSVVTENLHRASMICQASDVLIGVLTDQKYNDAAVKMFFREAARQKKSVIVVFSKLDWPDPEKTWEQWLKTFIAETEVNPLAVFAVPRDSSKEKRQLRELKLEFIPLAGELSKQAMGHGREIEVGRSESNQLVRLLSDLHFSELKLRATRGALESVVLGSSQWLAGFRNKAESLRDLASILENSLNGQRLNWPAAPRPIVIETLWKIWSQERAPLIQRIHWGYGKVGEVLLAPAKWLTSSSAKPASPVEQYRRDEWQVMSLATARLFEEMDRATALVSERAELKEFQHLLKAVLSSAGREKVLKELQESHQQCDLHQEIQELVEKDFHAFLAAQPGLKLTLQVLDQVAAFGRVGVTFASIMLVPGLVDVATQGVMHLTVDAAATAGVAGGADVAARFVSGQSIEQLQRWLLQVDQKFVERRIRWYEAALAKTELGQLNERLGQASQLAHAKPWIDFSQTIASLDELLHRL; this is encoded by the coding sequence ATGGGTTTGGAACTTCAACCGCTGAGCGAGAAGCTGAGAGTCTTTGCGATTCAACTGGAAACAGTGGCAGAGGCCGCTCGCGAACGGCTGGAAACGGACGACCAGTATCAACAATCGGAATGGTATGGGCTGTTGAGCAATAAACTATTGCCACAATTGACCGGCGAACCATTTTTGGTGGTGTCGATTGTGGGAGGGACGAATACCGGCAAAACCACCATTTTCAATCATCTGGCGGGCGAAGCGATTGGCGAAGCAAATCCTCATGCGGGATTTACGCGGTATCCGGTCTGCCTGGTGCCGACTCATTTTGCTAAGTCGGCTTCGTTGAACGCCATCTTTCCTGGCTTCCTGGTGGCCGCTCTTCCTGAGAATCGGATGGTGCAACAAGAGCGGCTGACAGTCAGTACCGCCCAGTCCAACCCACAGCGGTTCGGCGATGCGGACAATCTGCTGTTCACAACGATTGGCAATCACCTTCCCGCTAATCTTCTGCTGCTCGATACGCCGGATATCGACAGCGTGGTGACGGAGAATCTGCATCGGGCTTCGATGATCTGTCAAGCGAGCGATGTCTTGATTGGTGTCCTGACCGATCAGAAGTACAACGACGCAGCCGTCAAAATGTTTTTTCGAGAAGCAGCCCGCCAGAAGAAAAGCGTGATTGTGGTCTTCAGCAAGCTCGACTGGCCTGATCCTGAGAAGACCTGGGAGCAATGGCTCAAAACGTTTATCGCAGAGACCGAAGTAAATCCTTTGGCTGTCTTTGCTGTCCCGCGCGATAGTTCGAAAGAGAAGCGGCAGTTGCGCGAACTGAAGCTGGAGTTTATCCCACTGGCCGGCGAACTTTCTAAGCAGGCGATGGGCCACGGGCGTGAGATTGAGGTCGGTCGAAGTGAAAGCAATCAGCTGGTTCGTCTTTTAAGCGATTTGCATTTCAGTGAACTGAAGCTGCGTGCGACTCGCGGAGCTCTGGAGAGTGTGGTACTGGGGAGCAGTCAGTGGCTGGCGGGGTTTCGCAATAAAGCCGAATCACTGCGGGATCTGGCCTCAATTCTGGAAAACTCTCTGAATGGACAGCGGTTGAATTGGCCGGCGGCTCCCAGGCCAATCGTCATCGAGACCCTGTGGAAGATCTGGTCTCAGGAGCGGGCTCCTTTGATTCAAAGGATTCATTGGGGTTACGGTAAAGTGGGCGAAGTACTGCTCGCACCCGCCAAATGGCTTACGTCATCCTCGGCCAAACCTGCCTCGCCAGTGGAACAATATCGAAGAGACGAATGGCAGGTGATGTCGTTGGCGACAGCCAGGCTGTTTGAAGAAATGGATCGAGCCACGGCTCTGGTTTCCGAACGGGCAGAACTCAAGGAATTCCAGCATCTACTCAAAGCCGTCCTATCGAGTGCAGGCCGCGAGAAAGTGCTGAAAGAGTTGCAGGAATCGCATCAGCAATGTGACCTGCACCAGGAAATTCAAGAGCTGGTTGAAAAAGACTTTCATGCGTTTTTAGCAGCACAGCCCGGCTTGAAGCTGACTTTGCAGGTGTTGGATCAGGTAGCCGCTTTTGGCCGCGTGGGAGTGACCTTTGCTTCGATCATGTTGGTTCCCGGATTGGTGGATGTCGCCACACAGGGAGTGATGCATCTGACAGTGGATGCTGCGGCCACGGCGGGGGTGGCGGGAGGAGCGGATGTCGCGGCCCGATTTGTCTCTGGTCAGTCGATCGAACAGCTTCAGCGATGGCTGCTGCAGGTCGATCAAAAATTTGTGGAACGACGAATTCGCTGGTATGAAGCGGCACTGGCGAAAACTGAACTGGGCCAGCTCAACGAGCGACTGGGGCAAGCGAGCCAATTGGCTCATGCCAAGCCATGGATCGACTTTTCGCAGACAATTGCCAGTCTCGATGAGCTGTTACATCGTCTGTAG
- a CDS encoding COG1361 family protein — translation MPYDEFLTSLIQQAMMELQSLVHRRFLHRQTLWGLVTPLVCLGLSNTSLAQYEMGPPAKGAGPHHAAQYGTGPSRGNPSARPPAAGYSYQAWPYRQSAPAMPPQGNPTAPQRGLYQIQPPPVDRSSNQPPFNQHSSGANSRQPGGYQMGGYPQNSYGPGNTPPGAYVHPPADRRNTPGSAGLLGPGQSSNRDLPSQPAAAGATLTPKSMRELDPRTHSRPAGSLSPFGKPSSEPQEPANPELAFPQAALQVQPVISQLGSQGTLLVQVRNTGVAAATGLTLELESTSALPLGHQEGTDNHLAAYRLTSQNSRSFHVPVNQLAFGESREIAIPMTAKTLGDHVVRCRVMAGQQALDEVSSTVRIIPRHLEFELVASYHRQINSPLGSTIRVKNVTSQPISKVAVRLAFDDALEATRLGAATVVEPGLIEWQIEALQPGEVAWLPMEFTGRRPSQESCLRATLSRNEIPLDQLDHPVSLADDRLPVTLDILDRQEPSSVESQRSVIVVVRNHGFDPCQPVVGMQLPAGWKLASVTDPKAGRNWQVRSKAGELLLFPSATVDAGEAAVIGLELIPQSAGNGTLIGRLYSNARAVLNQPAGSVLPDLEVEEQLAIHAGSQ, via the coding sequence ATGCCATACGACGAGTTTCTGACATCACTCATTCAGCAGGCGATGATGGAACTCCAGTCCCTTGTCCATCGGCGATTCCTGCACAGACAGACTCTCTGGGGGCTTGTCACGCCGCTGGTTTGTCTGGGTCTGTCGAACACCAGTCTGGCTCAGTATGAAATGGGTCCTCCTGCCAAAGGTGCTGGTCCCCATCACGCAGCTCAATACGGAACTGGCCCGTCGAGGGGTAACCCTTCTGCTCGACCTCCAGCGGCGGGATATTCTTATCAGGCGTGGCCTTATCGACAGTCTGCCCCTGCGATGCCTCCGCAGGGAAATCCCACAGCACCTCAACGGGGTCTGTATCAGATCCAACCCCCTCCGGTGGATAGATCATCAAACCAGCCACCCTTCAATCAGCACTCCTCAGGAGCGAATTCACGTCAACCAGGTGGCTATCAAATGGGTGGCTACCCACAGAACTCCTATGGGCCGGGCAACACTCCACCGGGGGCCTACGTTCATCCGCCTGCTGATCGAAGAAACACGCCGGGCTCGGCTGGATTACTGGGGCCTGGCCAATCTTCCAATCGTGATCTGCCCAGTCAACCGGCTGCAGCCGGAGCGACGTTGACACCCAAGTCGATGCGGGAACTTGATCCCAGGACTCATTCCCGACCGGCTGGATCACTGTCACCTTTTGGCAAGCCTTCGTCTGAGCCGCAAGAACCAGCGAATCCTGAGTTAGCCTTTCCCCAGGCAGCGCTGCAAGTGCAGCCCGTCATCAGTCAACTGGGGAGTCAGGGAACTTTACTCGTGCAGGTGCGGAATACAGGCGTGGCTGCAGCCACAGGCCTGACACTGGAATTGGAATCAACATCGGCCTTACCCCTTGGCCATCAGGAAGGGACCGATAATCATCTGGCAGCATATCGGCTGACTTCTCAAAACAGTCGCAGTTTTCATGTCCCTGTGAATCAATTGGCATTTGGGGAATCGAGAGAGATCGCCATTCCAATGACGGCGAAAACTCTAGGAGATCATGTTGTTCGTTGCCGGGTGATGGCTGGTCAACAGGCACTTGATGAAGTCTCCAGTACCGTGCGGATTATTCCCCGTCATCTCGAATTTGAGCTGGTGGCCAGCTATCATCGCCAGATCAATTCTCCATTGGGAAGTACCATTCGCGTCAAGAATGTGACTTCGCAGCCCATCTCGAAAGTGGCCGTCCGACTCGCTTTTGACGATGCCCTCGAAGCCACTCGTCTCGGGGCGGCCACAGTCGTCGAACCTGGCCTGATCGAATGGCAGATTGAAGCTCTCCAACCGGGTGAAGTGGCCTGGTTGCCTATGGAATTCACAGGCCGTCGTCCATCCCAGGAAAGCTGCTTGCGGGCAACTCTCAGTCGCAACGAAATCCCGCTGGATCAACTTGATCATCCTGTCTCGCTCGCGGATGACCGATTGCCTGTCACTCTCGATATTCTGGATCGTCAGGAACCTTCATCGGTCGAAAGCCAGCGTTCGGTGATCGTTGTGGTTCGCAATCACGGGTTTGATCCCTGTCAGCCCGTCGTCGGGATGCAACTTCCGGCAGGCTGGAAGCTCGCCAGTGTCACCGATCCTAAAGCTGGCAGGAACTGGCAGGTGCGATCAAAAGCCGGTGAATTGCTGCTCTTCCCTTCCGCCACAGTCGATGCGGGAGAAGCTGCTGTGATTGGATTAGAACTTATCCCACAATCGGCAGGAAATGGCACGCTGATCGGCCGGCTCTACTCCAATGCTCGTGCAGTGCTTAATCAACCTGCAGGATCGGTCCTGCCCGATCTGGAAGTCGAAGAACAACTCGCAATTCACGCAGGCTCTCAGTGA
- a CDS encoding sulfatase family protein — MRLWLVLILAFQFTSQLALAQRATTETTSERRPNILLILSDDCGHAEFSIQGHPRYKTPHIDSIGKNGVHFRQGYVSGCVCSPSRAGLLAGRYQQRFGHEFNIPPAYSETNGLPRSETLLPQLLKEDGYRTIALGKWHLGYAPQFHPMERGFTDYYGFLQGSRSYFPLKKPTRLNQMLRDRTAIPEEQFGYMTDHLADEAIAYIKQWQSQPWMMYLAFNATHSPNDATAVDLQAADGNKIYAMTIALDRAVGKVLDALKECGLSKDTLVIFINDNGGAGGHDNGSLHGKKGSTWEGGTRIPFLVQYPAKIPSGQVIDEPVIALDLFPTILDVAGLGDAELKKIPFDPEKLDGISLIPRMTGKTQRLVDRPLYWKSGKRWAIRQGNLKAVSGNDDQGDQVELFDLSSDPDEQRNLAATHPDELQQLEALYRKWESTLEKPRWGSSPGKKSGSGTDESSSDNP; from the coding sequence ATGAGACTGTGGTTGGTGCTGATTCTGGCGTTTCAATTCACCAGTCAACTGGCTTTGGCTCAGAGGGCCACAACAGAAACAACCAGCGAACGTCGCCCCAACATTTTATTGATACTCTCTGATGACTGCGGACATGCCGAGTTTTCGATTCAAGGTCATCCCCGTTACAAGACCCCGCACATTGATTCGATTGGCAAGAACGGTGTCCATTTTCGACAGGGATATGTCTCGGGATGTGTCTGCAGTCCATCGCGAGCGGGGTTATTGGCAGGACGGTATCAACAGCGATTTGGGCATGAGTTCAATATCCCACCAGCATATAGCGAGACAAACGGCCTCCCACGATCAGAAACTTTGCTCCCTCAACTTCTCAAGGAAGATGGCTATCGAACGATTGCACTCGGGAAATGGCACCTGGGCTATGCCCCACAGTTTCATCCCATGGAACGGGGCTTTACTGATTACTACGGATTTCTGCAGGGCTCGCGAAGCTATTTCCCTCTCAAGAAACCAACTCGTTTGAATCAGATGCTGCGCGATCGGACTGCGATCCCTGAGGAACAATTCGGCTACATGACAGATCATCTGGCCGATGAGGCCATTGCCTATATCAAACAGTGGCAGTCTCAACCGTGGATGATGTACCTGGCATTCAATGCGACTCATAGCCCCAACGATGCCACGGCAGTCGATTTGCAGGCGGCTGATGGCAACAAGATTTATGCGATGACCATCGCTCTCGATCGCGCTGTCGGAAAAGTTCTGGATGCCCTGAAGGAGTGCGGCCTGTCGAAAGATACTCTGGTGATCTTTATCAACGATAATGGCGGAGCAGGCGGGCACGACAATGGTTCGCTACACGGGAAAAAAGGCTCAACCTGGGAAGGAGGCACAAGAATTCCTTTTCTCGTTCAATACCCTGCGAAGATTCCTTCCGGTCAAGTGATCGATGAGCCTGTGATTGCTCTCGATCTCTTTCCCACCATCCTCGATGTGGCTGGTCTTGGTGATGCTGAACTGAAGAAGATCCCGTTCGATCCTGAGAAGCTGGATGGCATCAGCCTGATTCCCAGAATGACGGGCAAAACCCAACGACTGGTCGATCGACCACTGTATTGGAAGTCTGGAAAACGATGGGCGATTCGACAGGGAAACTTGAAAGCCGTCTCGGGCAACGATGACCAGGGTGATCAAGTTGAGTTATTTGATCTCTCAAGTGATCCTGACGAGCAGCGAAACCTGGCTGCGACACACCCCGACGAACTTCAACAGCTCGAAGCACTCTACCGCAAGTGGGAATCCACTCTCGAGAAACCCCGCTGGGGGTCATCGCCTGGTAAAAAAAGTGGCAGCGGTACCGACGAGAGTTCTTCCGATAATCCTTGA